AAATCGGTTGACAAACAGTTTCGATAATATAAACGAAGAGATCTCTTTTCTTATAAGTACCGCAGGCGGTAAAAGTCCATACTCAAGTATCTCTAAAATCGAATCTGCATGGTAAGAGATCTGGTGATGCTGTCCGTGAGGACATGTGTTTTTACTTACAAGTGTTCTACATTGATCGCAGTAAACATATTCACTTGCAACAGTAATATCTATATCGATTCCCATTACTCTGTCTACAATAGATTTATTTGAATTACAATCATAAAACATTCCAAGTCCGGCATGGTTACGCCCGATTGTTAGTCTATTACATCCATAATTTTTTGCAACAATAGCATCAATGATGATCTCATTATAGCCTGCAAAAATATAACTGTTTTCTAAAGGTACGATGATAACCTTACTTTTTGGAAGATAGTTGTTTATAAAGTACTCAAGTGCCTCTTTTCTAATATCAAAACTAAGGTTTGCATTATCGTAAGGCTTCAGTAAGAATATAACCAAAAGATCTGTATTCTCTAATGTTTGACGAATCAGTTTCTCATGTGCACGGTGAAGTGGGTTAGCTCCCATAACCAGTGAAGTTACATGTTTTGCACCGAGTAACTCTTTTGCTTTTTCAATACTCTCTTTAGATTCATTCGGTTTTTTGTTAATGATTTCATACTCACCGCATAAAGCAAAATTTCCAAGTCTTTTAAATGTAGTCATAACACCAGGATGTGAAGGATCATCTGTACCATAGATTTGTTTAACACGCTCTTTTGGATCGATCGCAAAGAACTCTTCAACTATTAATGTTGCATACTCTTCACCGTCACAAAGTATTAGGACCTCTTCACCTTTTTTTAGTGACTTGATCACCTCTTCATTTTTTTTCCCTGATGGAGCTAAAATAAATGGGAAAGGGAAAGTTTTACCATCAATAAGTCCTGTACGCAGAACCTCTTTAGATTCAGCTTCATTCATTAGTTTTGTAACCGGTAGTAATAAACCGTCTTTTACCAACTCTAATGCTGAAGCAGCCTCTTTATCAATATATAGGGTTTTATTTTTTCTTGATGATGTCATATTTCTTACGTTTCTCCCATAAGCTTTTACGACTGATGCCTAGTTTTTTAGAAAGTTCAGTGTCAGGGTACTTATCTTGATAATTTAATACTATATATTTTACATAGTCTTCAATTGGGAGTATCTCATTCTTATCAAATACGTTACTCTCACTTTTTATCTCAATAATTCTGTGCTCAACTTCATCGATCTTATCTGTTGAAGATATGATCGCTTTTTTATCCGCTATCAGTTCACAAAAGTTTTTCTTATCAGTTTTCTTCAAAGCCTGATAATCTATAAGATAAATTATACTGTTTTGTGGGAGGTTTTCGATCTCTGTTAACGCTTTTGGATCACTAAGTGTTACAAAATGTATAGGTAGGTTCTGTTGTTTAGCATATTCAAATGCAAAAGCATCTGCATATTTTTGAAAATTTGAAGAGATAAAGAGCGGAAGTTCCACATTTTCCAAAGAGATTTCATTTTTAGCATTTGCAAATGTATAGTCAAGATATTTTTCATATGCTAAATTACGCTTTTTCAATCTTTCATAATCTTGATAATGGTCTATCTTTCTTACAAGCTCTTCGATCATAAAAGGTTTTAAAATATAATCTTTTGCTCCTGCACTTAACGGTTTAGAAACTGTATCGTTACTAATGTATGAAACCATTAAAATAACGATAGAGTTTTTAAATGTTTCAATAACAGGGTTAAAATCTTGACCATTGATATTGGTAGATAAAAGGACTACATCGTAATTATTGCCACGAATCGCATCTTTTGTTGATGTACACATTTCACATACATGTCCAAGTTCACCTAGCTTTGTCGCTATACTTTGTGCTAAATATACTTCATTCTCTATAATTAATATCTTCACTTTATATCTTCCAATTAAAATATTTTAAATTTGCATTTGACCAAACGCCAACACCTTCAGCTCTTCCTATAAATCCAAGCTTTTCAGTCGTTGTCGCTTTTACATTGATCTTAGACTTTTCAATTTTCATAACAGATGCAAGAGTTTCTCTCATCTTATCTTTATATGAACCTATACGTGGCTTTTGTGCCGCAATAGTGAGATCAACATTGACTATTACATAGCCAAAATTATTTATTTTTGTCACAACTCTTCTGAGTAACTCTTTAGAGTCTATCCCTTTATATTGATCATCATTATCTGGAAACATCATTCCGATATCTCCCATTCCGGCAGCACCTAGCAGGGCATCTATAAGGGAATGTATCGCTACATCTCCATCACTATGTGCTTTGAATCCAAAATCGGAATCGATTTTTACTCCGCCTAGCCACATTTCACCTTTATCATCAAAAGCATGAACATCAAACCCATTTCCAGTTAAAATATCATTTGATGGTGCTTCTAAACACGGTATTTTGTTCAAGTCCTCAATATAAGTGATCTTATGTGTTTGTTCATCACCTAAAATGAGTTTTCTTGAACCTCCGTGTGCAACGATAGCACTACTTTCATCAGTAAACTCCTCTTCTGTTTCAAGAGCACTTCGTAAAACTTCTGTTTTTGAGAGTTGCGGTGTTTGTAAGCGTTTAACTTTATCTCTATCTATAGTAGCATTATCATATACTATAGTATCTGTCGCTTTAAGATAGGGAACAATACAATCTGCGTCAGTATGATTCTTAATAATGTTGTTTAAAAGTTCTTCACTTACACATGCTCTAGCAATATCACTTACTAAAACATATTCACTATCAACATGAGATAACGCATTCTTTAGTGATTGTTGTCTTGTTGTACCACCTACTACAAAATGGTATGAAGCATAATTTTTCATAAATGTAATATCTTCATCTGAAGCAACGATAATTATCTTTGAAAAATTTTGTGTTTTTTCAAAATTTTGTGCAACATAGTACCATAACGGTTTATCTTCAATACGCAGCCATTGCTTTTTAACTTCCATCTCAAATCTGGTCGAGTTTCCAGCAGCAAGTAATACAAGTGTCAAGTTAGACAAAAAGTCTCCTGATGTTTAAAAGTGTTACGAAATTATACAGATCAAAAACTTTTTAAATCTTAAAGTAGAAGATTATTCGATGGTTTTTACATTTTTTTTTAGGTTAAATTAACTTTATTTGACTATATTTCCACTATATATAAAAATTTTTAGGAGAAGTTATGAGATCTTCATGGGTAAAAGAGCGTGAGAATGATTCTGTTCGTACACAGATGTATTACGCTAAAAAAGGCATTATTACACAAGAGATGGAATATGTCGCAAAAATCGAAGACTTGTCTCCTGAACTAGTTCGTAGTGAGATAGCTCGTGGAAGGCTTATTATCCCGGCTAATGTGAATCACACTGCACTAGAACCAATGGCTATCGGTCTTGCAGCTAAATGTAAGATCAATGCAAACATAGGTTCATCTGCAATAGCATCAGATGTTCAGGGTGAGATAGAAAAAGTTCAAGTATCACAGCACTATAAAGCAGATACTGCAATGGACCTCTCAACTGGTGGGGATCTTGATGAGATCAGAAAAGCGGTTATTGAGAACTCTAAGATTCCTATCGGAACAGTACCTATCTATCAAATTTTACACGATGTTAATAATAAGATTGAAGACCTTTCAATTGAAGTTATGCTTGAAGTATTAGAGCGTCAAGCAAAACAAGGTGTATCTTACTTTACTATTCACGCTGGTTTCTTACTTGAAACTATGCCGAAAGTTGCAAAACGTAAGATGGGTATCGTATCTCGCGGTGGTTCACTTATGGCTGCTTGGATGATGCACTACCATAGAGAGAATCCTTTCTATACAGCATTTGATGATATCTTAGATATCTGTGCTAAATATGATGTGTCTCTTTCTCTTGGTGATTCACTTCGCCCGGGTTGTTTAGCTGATGCTTCTGATGATGCACAGTTAGGGGAGTTAAAAGTTCTTGGTGAGCTTACACTTCGTGCTTGGGAGAAAAATGTTCAAGTTATGATCGAGGGTCCTGGACACGTTCCACTCAACCAAATTGAACGTAATATGAAGATTCAAAGAGAGCTTTGTCATGAGGCACCTTTCTATATTCTTGGACCGCTTGTAACTGATATTGCTGCTGGATATGACCATATCTCATCTGCAATCGGTGCTGCTGTTGGTGGATGGCACGGTGCTTCTATGTTATGTTATGTAACTCCAAAAGAGCACTTAGGTCTTCCAAATGCGGATGATGTTCGTGAAGGTATTATCGCTTATAAAATTGCAGCTCATGCTGCTGATATTGCTCGCGGACGTAAAGGTGCGAGAGATGTTGATGATGAGATGAGTGATGCACGTTATACGTTTGACTGGGAAAAACAGTTTGAATTAGCGCTTGACTCTGAAAGAGCTCGTGAGTACCACGATGAAACTCTTCCTCAGGATGTGTTTAAAGAAGCAGAATTCTGTTCAATGTGTGGACCGAAATTCTGTTCTTATAAAATCACACAAGATATTATGGATAATCCTGAAGCGATCGCAAAAATTGCTGAGGAAGCGAAATTAGCGGAAGCTCACTAGGTAACTAAAATATCTGCCACAAACGTGGCACAAAGGCACAAAGTGCCGAGGGCTCTCCGCCGAGGAGAACTCAGCGTTAGCGTAGGCAAAGGAATTACTTCCTTTGGCGTATAAAAGGGAATAAAAAGGTTCCCTTAAATTTAATGAAATTAAATTAAAGGAAAATAGAATGACTGAAGAAATTGTAAAATCAGCACTTTCAAAAGTTATGTATCCGGGTTTTACTAAGGATATCGTGACTTTTGGTTTTGTAAAAGATATTGTAATTAACGGAAGTGATGTTAGCTTTACTGTTGATATCACTTCATCAGCTCCTGAAGTAGCACAACAAATTACTGATGAAGCTACTACAGAGCTAAAAAGAGCAGGTGCAGCAAATGTAAATGTAAACATTAAAGCGCCTGTAATGCCAAGAGAGTCTTCATCTCGTGGTAAAAACATCGCTCCACAAGTGAAAAACTTCCTAATGGTAAGTTCTGGTAAAGGTGGTGTGGGTAAATCTACTTCATCTGTAAACATTGCTGTATCATTAGCAAAAATGGGTAAAAAAGTTGGCCTTTTAGATGCAGATATCTATGGTCCAAACGTTCCTCGTATGCTTGGTGTATCTGATGTGAAACCTGAAGTAAACGGGAATAAAGTTCTTCCAATTAAAGCTTATGGTATCGAGATGATGTCTATGGGTTCACTTATGGAAGAGGGACAGTCTTTAATCTGGCGTGGTGCTATGATTATGAAGGCTATCGAGCAATTCTTACGTGACATTTTATGGTCAGAACTGGATGTATTAGTTATCGATATGCCACCGGGAACAGGTGATGCACAGCTTACTTTAGCGCAAAGTGTACCTGTAACAGCCGGTTTAACTGTAACAACTCCACAGACTGTATCATTAGATGACTCTCGTCGTTCACTTGATATGTTCAAAAAACTTAACATTCCAATAGCGGGAATCGTTGAGAATATGAGTGGATTCATTGCACCTGATACTGGTGTTGAGTACGATATTTTCGGTAAAGGGACTTCTGAGCCAATGGCAAAAGAGTTCGATACTGAAGTAATTACTGAAGTACCAATCGAGCCAGCTATTAGAACTGGTGGTGATGAAGGGAAACCTGTAAGTTTTGTAGCACCTGAGAGTGAAAGTGCAAAACGTTATATGAAAGCTGCTGAGTCTATCTGGGCTTTCATTGAAGATATCAATGAAAAAGGCGGTGTAGATAACGCTGCTGTTCAACCAACTACACCTCCAGGTGTAAGTGCATGTTCAACTGGCGGAGCTTCACAAGCTGCACCACAACAATCAAGTGGCGGAAGCTGCGGAACAGGATGTGGTTGTCACTAAGGTGACAGCTACATGCTACTACTTTTTTCTTCTTTTATATATAAATCAAAATATTGAAATCACAACTTTTTAATTTTCTAAAACAATACTTCTGTAATACTTTGTATGGGTAGGAAGTTAGTAAATGACTTTTGTTTATGGGAGATGGTAAACTGTTTTAAAGCAGTTAGAGAAAGAGAGAGGAGAGAGATTAAAAATCTTCCCCTTTAAACATATCTGCTTGGAACTCTACTATTTTATTTCTACCTGTATTTTTTGCTTCATAAAGGGCAGTATCTGCAAACTTGATTGTTTTCCATATACTGTCAGCATCACTAGGATATTTTGCAATACCGATACTAATTGTTTTTTTCATTGTTTCACCCATACCAACTTCAAAAGTAAGTGCAGCAAACGACTGGTGGATCTTTTGGGCAACATTTAAAGCACCTTCAGACGTTGCGTTGTGAAGTAGTATTAAAAACTCTTCCCCACCATAACGTATCGCTAAATCAGCTTCTCTAATACTTTTTTTGAGAACATTAGCAAGCTCTACAATAACTTTATCACCTAGATCATGTCCGTATGTGTCATTTACCATTTTAAAGAAGTCAACATCAAGCATTAGTACCGTATATGTTTCATCTTTACGGTTTGCTTGAGAGATTACCTGATCGATAAACTCTTCTAAAAATCTTCTATTGTATAAACCTGTCATCCCATCTCTTAAAGAGGTATCACGTAGTTTAGCTGTAAGAATTCTACTTTCAATTACAGGTTTTGCAGCTTCAAAGTAGTTTTTAATACTTGGTGTCATTGCATTTATTTGACTTACTTCACTCTCATTTTTTGCAGCAATGTTAAGTACAATACTGTACTCATCATTAATACTAAATGGGATACAAACATAAAAACCATCTTGTTTATGACATGCTTGACAAAGATCTATATACTCTGTAGAAATTACATCTGATTGTGTTCTAAATGCACGACATAGGTTCGCATTATGATTTACATGATCACTACACATCGCTTTATCAGTTGATGAATAGATCAGCTTTCTCTCGTGAGAAGATTGATTAACCTGATAAAATGCAAATTCATGAATATCAAATTTATACTCTAGAGCATCAATAATTCTTTTATATACAGTTTCTTTATCAATATCCAACTCTATGGTCTTTTTAAACTTATATATATCAGAAAGCTCACC
Above is a window of Sulfurimonas marina DNA encoding:
- a CDS encoding Mrp/NBP35 family ATP-binding protein, which gives rise to MTEEIVKSALSKVMYPGFTKDIVTFGFVKDIVINGSDVSFTVDITSSAPEVAQQITDEATTELKRAGAANVNVNIKAPVMPRESSSRGKNIAPQVKNFLMVSSGKGGVGKSTSSVNIAVSLAKMGKKVGLLDADIYGPNVPRMLGVSDVKPEVNGNKVLPIKAYGIEMMSMGSLMEEGQSLIWRGAMIMKAIEQFLRDILWSELDVLVIDMPPGTGDAQLTLAQSVPVTAGLTVTTPQTVSLDDSRRSLDMFKKLNIPIAGIVENMSGFIAPDTGVEYDIFGKGTSEPMAKEFDTEVITEVPIEPAIRTGGDEGKPVSFVAPESESAKRYMKAAESIWAFIEDINEKGGVDNAAVQPTTPPGVSACSTGGASQAAPQQSSGGSCGTGCGCH
- a CDS encoding bifunctional 2-C-methyl-D-erythritol 4-phosphate cytidylyltransferase/2-C-methyl-D-erythritol 2,4-cyclodiphosphate synthase, yielding MSNLTLVLLAAGNSTRFEMEVKKQWLRIEDKPLWYYVAQNFEKTQNFSKIIIVASDEDITFMKNYASYHFVVGGTTRQQSLKNALSHVDSEYVLVSDIARACVSEELLNNIIKNHTDADCIVPYLKATDTIVYDNATIDRDKVKRLQTPQLSKTEVLRSALETEEEFTDESSAIVAHGGSRKLILGDEQTHKITYIEDLNKIPCLEAPSNDILTGNGFDVHAFDDKGEMWLGGVKIDSDFGFKAHSDGDVAIHSLIDALLGAAGMGDIGMMFPDNDDQYKGIDSKELLRRVVTKINNFGYVIVNVDLTIAAQKPRIGSYKDKMRETLASVMKIEKSKINVKATTTEKLGFIGRAEGVGVWSNANLKYFNWKI
- the thiC gene encoding phosphomethylpyrimidine synthase ThiC, which codes for MRSSWVKERENDSVRTQMYYAKKGIITQEMEYVAKIEDLSPELVRSEIARGRLIIPANVNHTALEPMAIGLAAKCKINANIGSSAIASDVQGEIEKVQVSQHYKADTAMDLSTGGDLDEIRKAVIENSKIPIGTVPIYQILHDVNNKIEDLSIEVMLEVLERQAKQGVSYFTIHAGFLLETMPKVAKRKMGIVSRGGSLMAAWMMHYHRENPFYTAFDDILDICAKYDVSLSLGDSLRPGCLADASDDAQLGELKVLGELTLRAWEKNVQVMIEGPGHVPLNQIERNMKIQRELCHEAPFYILGPLVTDIAAGYDHISSAIGAAVGGWHGASMLCYVTPKEHLGLPNADDVREGIIAYKIAAHAADIARGRKGARDVDDEMSDARYTFDWEKQFELALDSERAREYHDETLPQDVFKEAEFCSMCGPKFCSYKITQDIMDNPEAIAKIAEEAKLAEAH
- a CDS encoding sulfate adenylyltransferase yields the protein MTSSRKNKTLYIDKEAASALELVKDGLLLPVTKLMNEAESKEVLRTGLIDGKTFPFPFILAPSGKKNEEVIKSLKKGEEVLILCDGEEYATLIVEEFFAIDPKERVKQIYGTDDPSHPGVMTTFKRLGNFALCGEYEIINKKPNESKESIEKAKELLGAKHVTSLVMGANPLHRAHEKLIRQTLENTDLLVIFLLKPYDNANLSFDIRKEALEYFINNYLPKSKVIIVPLENSYIFAGYNEIIIDAIVAKNYGCNRLTIGRNHAGLGMFYDCNSNKSIVDRVMGIDIDITVASEYVYCDQCRTLVSKNTCPHGQHHQISYHADSILEILEYGLLPPAVLIRKEISSFILSKLFVNRFKNLEKLYYDTFPVTGLLEEHTEKDFYLELMKLYQTTSLT
- a CDS encoding response regulator, producing the protein MKILIIENEVYLAQSIATKLGELGHVCEMCTSTKDAIRGNNYDVVLLSTNINGQDFNPVIETFKNSIVILMVSYISNDTVSKPLSAGAKDYILKPFMIEELVRKIDHYQDYERLKKRNLAYEKYLDYTFANAKNEISLENVELPLFISSNFQKYADAFAFEYAKQQNLPIHFVTLSDPKALTEIENLPQNSIIYLIDYQALKKTDKKNFCELIADKKAIISSTDKIDEVEHRIIEIKSESNVFDKNEILPIEDYVKYIVLNYQDKYPDTELSKKLGISRKSLWEKRKKYDIIKKK
- a CDS encoding GGDEF domain-containing protein → MGTKFKLLFIVTIMLLALAIATIVNVSLNFREYSIKGATEKATMTAAIVKDGLTAHMVNDMMDKRQYFLDQISNNHSEVKSLWIVRSPQVTKQYGAGFQSETLRDDIDKEVLQSGKIVQTIQEGTDSIILRVSVPYVATTSQPNCLQCHNVQRGETLGAISMEFDITNMRNAGMVTILKILAINLGFIVIVLFLLNHYVSPYMKLFSSMQEGITKAYSGDFTHKFFTNVKGDARHIAEQLNTLFSKMQETFGNIKYNLSTFIPQGCVASKDPLQEAKSIIGELSDIYKFKKTIELDIDKETVYKRIIDALEYKFDIHEFAFYQVNQSSHERKLIYSSTDKAMCSDHVNHNANLCRAFRTQSDVISTEYIDLCQACHKQDGFYVCIPFSINDEYSIVLNIAAKNESEVSQINAMTPSIKNYFEAAKPVIESRILTAKLRDTSLRDGMTGLYNRRFLEEFIDQVISQANRKDETYTVLMLDVDFFKMVNDTYGHDLGDKVIVELANVLKKSIREADLAIRYGGEEFLILLHNATSEGALNVAQKIHQSFAALTFEVGMGETMKKTISIGIAKYPSDADSIWKTIKFADTALYEAKNTGRNKIVEFQADMFKGEDF